Proteins co-encoded in one Spartobacteria bacterium genomic window:
- a CDS encoding PEP-CTERM sorting domain-containing protein: MDMIWWKKFVLAYAATLLAGSIQAAVLTPIAVTGWEQDVVLATGDNYWNGTTAQFDGGTPDNHGETVFYEIGRYSSDQSTGLPTGLTQSQTTGDVYFQLQSFTGNNALWEGGILSLTSAASYERIALIGTTGGGVADLTITLSYTTGDDDVFNVGSSGIGQDWFNGNSIAYTANGRASTQSDYYDAINANNPRLYETILAADSTRLLESISISDTGIGNNAIMALSGERTYSVPEPSGMVLMTLSLGLLLVLRRWRFALLD; this comes from the coding sequence ATGGACATGATCTGGTGGAAGAAATTTGTTTTGGCCTATGCGGCGACACTACTGGCAGGTAGCATACAAGCGGCGGTACTTACTCCTATCGCGGTGACTGGGTGGGAGCAAGATGTCGTTCTCGCAACGGGAGACAACTACTGGAATGGAACGACGGCACAGTTCGATGGCGGAACACCAGATAATCATGGCGAGACAGTATTTTACGAGATCGGTCGCTATAGCAGCGACCAGTCAACAGGATTGCCCACAGGGCTCACTCAAAGTCAAACAACTGGCGATGTATACTTTCAGCTACAGTCATTTACGGGGAACAATGCTTTGTGGGAAGGAGGCATTCTGTCTCTGACCTCTGCAGCATCTTATGAACGCATTGCGTTGATCGGTACAACCGGAGGCGGTGTGGCAGATCTTACCATAACACTGTCCTATACCACTGGAGATGACGACGTGTTTAACGTTGGATCGAGCGGCATCGGGCAAGACTGGTTTAATGGAAATTCCATTGCCTATACGGCCAATGGTCGTGCATCCACTCAGTCCGACTACTATGATGCCATCAATGCAAACAATCCACGCCTGTATGAAACAATCCTCGCTGCTGACAGTACACGATTGCTCGAATCAATCTCCATAAGTGATACCGGCATTGGGAATAATGCAATCATGGCACTTAGCGGCGAGCGTACTTATTCTGTCCCTGAGCCATCAGGTATGGTGCTGATGACATTGTCTTTGGGCCTGCTCCTGGTGCTTCGCCGCTGGCGTTTTGCCTTGCTTGATTAA